In one Bacillota bacterium genomic region, the following are encoded:
- a CDS encoding threonylcarbamoyl-AMP synthase, with protein MIIKPEGLLKQDLTGKIIVFPTDTVYGVGCLLKDEASMKRIFELKKREETKPMAILAGNLFDLYPLVQNVEDVIPYAKKYWPGALTLVLKKSSNVSDIATAFQNTVGIRIPNHQDALIILNHFGPMVVTSLNLSSEPAILKFEDVLRFKDKVDYIIDGGNLNGISSTVYDIINRKILRQGNVIIQD; from the coding sequence ATGATTATCAAACCAGAAGGATTATTAAAACAAGACTTAACTGGAAAAATCATTGTTTTTCCTACTGATACAGTTTATGGAGTTGGCTGTTTGTTAAAGGATGAAGCTTCGATGAAACGAATCTTTGAATTGAAAAAAAGAGAAGAAACAAAACCAATGGCAATTTTAGCTGGAAATTTATTTGATTTATACCCTCTAGTTCAAAATGTGGAAGACGTTATTCCTTATGCAAAAAAATATTGGCCTGGTGCTTTAACACTTGTTCTAAAGAAATCCAGTAACGTCTCAGACATCGCTACTGCTTTTCAAAATACGGTAGGTATTAGAATTCCAAATCATCAAGATGCTTTAATCATATTAAATCATTTTGGACCGATGGTCGTTACTAGTTTAAATTTATCCAGTGAACCCGCTATCTTAAAATTTGAAGATGTGTTAAGATTTAAAGATAAAGTGGACTATATTATTGATGGAGGAAATTTAAATGGAATTTCTTCAACGGTTTATGACATTATAAACCGAAAAATATTACGACAAGGAAATGTGATTATACAAGATTAG
- a CDS encoding HAD family hydrolase — protein sequence MNKYKAVIFDLDGTLLDTIDDLGDSMNHVLSLYGIAPFTKKDYFLFVGDGVDALVERVLTHSNQSLEIKTKVKELYMQEYAKKQRNKTTPYQGIPELLDALLQEKVLINVLSNKPDKDTISVISAFFKEVPFTYIYGKKDHYLPKPDAKLLEEMIRLLHLPKSEILYVGDTSTDILTAKRAGLSSVGCLWGFRDEEELKNAQATFIVKHPLEILSIVKEGI from the coding sequence ATGAACAAATACAAAGCAGTTATTTTTGATTTAGATGGAACCTTGCTTGATACCATCGACGATTTAGGCGATAGTATGAATCATGTTTTATCTTTATATGGAATAGCTCCCTTTACCAAAAAGGATTATTTTTTATTTGTGGGAGATGGAGTTGATGCTTTGGTTGAAAGAGTATTAACTCATTCAAATCAATCTTTAGAAATAAAAACAAAAGTGAAAGAATTATATATGCAAGAATATGCAAAAAAGCAACGAAACAAAACAACTCCATATCAAGGAATTCCAGAATTACTTGACGCTTTACTACAAGAGAAAGTGTTAATTAATGTTTTATCAAACAAACCAGATAAAGATACCATTTCGGTTATTTCAGCCTTTTTTAAAGAAGTGCCTTTTACATACATTTATGGAAAGAAAGACCACTATTTACCAAAACCAGATGCAAAACTTTTAGAGGAAATGATTCGTCTTTTACACCTTCCAAAGTCAGAAATTTTATATGTAGGTGATACTTCAACCGATATATTAACTGCAAAAAGAGCAGGGCTTTCTTCGGTTGGTTGCTTATGGGGATTTCGTGATGAAGAAGAATTAAAAAATGCACAAGCGACTTTCATTGTAAAACATCCTTTAGAAATTTTATCAATTGTGAAAGAAGGGATTTAA
- a CDS encoding ribonuclease HII: MYEYEKELLHQGFLNICGVDEAGRGPLAGPVVAGAVILDPNVFIDGLNDSKQLSKKKRDYLAKEIKEKAKAYGIAFVNEKEIDKINIYQASKKAMLLAIEKCNITPDYILSDAMPLTEITIPSLPLIKGDTLSASIAAASILAKVTRDEFMEEMALKYPGYGFEKHKGYPTLIHMNALKLLGVSEIHRLSYAPIKRMIQEQLRLDL, encoded by the coding sequence ATGTATGAATATGAAAAAGAATTGCTACACCAAGGATTTTTAAATATTTGTGGAGTAGATGAAGCGGGAAGAGGTCCTTTAGCCGGACCAGTTGTAGCAGGGGCTGTTATCTTAGATCCCAATGTTTTTATAGATGGATTAAACGACTCCAAACAACTATCGAAGAAAAAAAGAGACTATTTAGCAAAAGAAATAAAGGAAAAAGCAAAAGCTTATGGAATTGCTTTTGTAAATGAAAAGGAAATTGATAAAATTAACATCTACCAAGCATCTAAAAAAGCAATGCTTTTAGCAATTGAAAAATGTAACATAACACCTGACTACATATTAAGCGATGCCATGCCTTTAACAGAAATTACCATTCCAAGTTTACCCCTTATTAAAGGAGATACTTTGAGTGCTTCCATTGCTGCCGCAAGTATTTTAGCAAAAGTCACAAGAGATGAATTTATGGAAGAAATGGCTCTTAAATATCCGGGATATGGTTTTGAAAAACATAAAGGGTATCCAACATTAATTCACATGAATGCTTTAAAACTACTGGGAGTATCAGAAATTCATAGATTAAGTTATGCTCCTATCAAAAGAATGATTCAAGAACAACTACGATTGGATTTATAA
- the ylqF gene encoding ribosome biogenesis GTPase YlqF produces the protein MAKARRQVEEKLKLVDIVFELLDARIPISSKNPMIEEMIKDKPRLVLLNKADLADAAEVKKWIEYYKKLGIVALATNSLTGNPLNDVLKKSEEILINLREKEIKRGMKSRPFRAMILGIPNVGKSQFINRLAGKNKAKTGDKPGITKMQLYIRAGKDLELLDNPGILWPKFESKEVALHLALIGSIKDNILPMDEVAIFGLEFLANNYPQALKDRYNLDQIDIEHPVELLKAIGLMRGCLLPGNEIDFDRVFNLILFDFRNQAFGNLSLEKVKDNV, from the coding sequence ATGGCCAAAGCAAGAAGACAAGTAGAAGAAAAATTAAAACTCGTTGATATCGTTTTTGAGTTACTCGACGCAAGAATTCCTATTTCTTCTAAAAATCCGATGATAGAAGAAATGATCAAAGACAAGCCACGGCTTGTTCTTTTAAATAAGGCCGATTTAGCAGATGCGGCAGAAGTGAAAAAATGGATTGAATACTATAAAAAATTAGGAATTGTCGCATTAGCGACCAATTCGTTAACAGGTAATCCTTTAAACGACGTCTTAAAAAAATCAGAAGAAATACTCATTAATTTGCGTGAGAAAGAAATCAAAAGAGGAATGAAAAGTCGTCCATTTCGAGCGATGATTTTAGGAATTCCAAACGTTGGGAAGTCTCAGTTTATCAATCGTTTGGCAGGGAAGAATAAGGCAAAAACAGGAGACAAGCCTGGTATTACCAAAATGCAGTTATATATCCGTGCGGGCAAAGATTTAGAATTGCTTGATAATCCAGGAATTCTATGGCCGAAATTTGAGTCAAAAGAAGTTGCTCTTCATTTAGCTTTGATTGGATCGATTAAAGATAACATTTTACCTATGGATGAAGTGGCTATTTTTGGACTTGAATTTTTAGCCAATAATTATCCACAAGCATTAAAAGATCGTTATAATTTAGATCAAATTGATATAGAACATCCAGTCGAATTGTTAAAAGCAATTGGATTAATGAGAGGCTGTTTGCTTCCAGGAAATGAAATCGATTTTGATCGAGTTTTTAATTTAATCTTATTTGATTTTAGAAATCAAGCTTTTGGTAATTTATCATTAGAAAAAGTGAAAGACAATGTATGA
- the lepB gene encoding signal peptidase I → MDEFEEIVEINIDTEAQNLENKKLMTKSFRKIISFIIFAFVIVILSIILQSKPLFIFNFSSSGDDTDTINQFFGIVSYVFMTGTLIYMCFFVYLYFQRKKNPIEKQLLTLNSFKKHYNAFDLLGVVPAFLVFVIIVNGFFFGFATVIGPSMQPTFNCGDYVIINHYDAEYSKDDIVILFEPDTSLKLIKRLVGLPGDTLLVSEEGVFINGVQIETYMDLPHPTYFTSTITIEEGYYYVLGDNRTNSTDSRIFGLVSFEDMIGIVVFRVASGACPVIT, encoded by the coding sequence ATGGATGAATTCGAAGAAATAGTAGAAATAAATATCGATACCGAAGCGCAAAATCTTGAAAATAAAAAATTGATGACAAAATCGTTTCGAAAAATCATCAGCTTTATTATTTTCGCTTTTGTGATTGTTATTTTATCCATTATTTTACAATCTAAGCCACTTTTTATCTTTAATTTTAGTTCATCAGGAGATGACACCGACACAATAAATCAATTCTTTGGAATTGTAAGTTATGTTTTTATGACAGGAACTCTGATTTATATGTGCTTTTTTGTGTATCTTTACTTTCAAAGAAAAAAAAATCCCATCGAAAAACAACTTTTAACACTTAACTCCTTTAAAAAGCATTATAATGCTTTTGATTTATTAGGCGTTGTACCAGCATTTTTAGTGTTTGTTATTATTGTAAATGGTTTTTTCTTTGGTTTTGCGACAGTCATTGGACCTTCTATGCAACCCACATTTAATTGTGGAGATTATGTAATCATCAACCACTATGATGCTGAGTATAGCAAGGATGATATTGTAATATTATTTGAACCTGATACCAGTTTAAAATTAATCAAAAGGCTTGTAGGACTGCCAGGCGATACATTACTGGTAAGTGAAGAGGGCGTTTTTATTAATGGAGTTCAAATTGAAACATATATGGATTTACCCCACCCGACTTATTTTACTTCCACCATTACAATTGAAGAAGGCTATTATTATGTTCTAGGTGATAATCGTACTAATTCAACTGATTCGAGAATATTTGGACTAGTTTCTTTTGAAGACATGATTGGAATAGTTGTGTTTAGAGTTGCTTCAGGAGCGTGTCCAGTTATTACCTAA